One Paraburkholderia kururiensis DNA window includes the following coding sequences:
- the metG gene encoding methionine--tRNA ligase translates to MSEPVTDLSAAAGAPSGRRQILVTSALPYANGQIHIGHLVEYIQTDIWVRALRMHGHEVYYVGADDTHGTPVMLRAEQEGLTPKALIDRVWQEHKADMDAFGISFDNYYTTDSEENRVLSESVYLALKEAGLIDAREIEQAYDPVKNMFLPDRFIKGECPKCGAKDQYGDSCEVCGSTYQPTDLVNPYSVVSGATPVRKTSTHYFFRLSDPRCENFLRGWVEGLAQPEATNKMREWLGAPGEAKLADWDISRDAPYFGFEIPGAPGKYFYVWLDAPVGYYASFSNLAQRLGLDFDAWVKAGSAAEQYHFIGKDILYFHTLFWPAMLEFSGHRTPTNVFAHGFLTVDGAKMSKSRGTFITAKSYIDTGLNPEWLRYYYAAKLNSTMEDIDLSLEDFQARVNSDLVGKYINIASRAAGFLIKRFEGRVQDSAMQHPLLGTLRAAIPQIAANYEAREYSRALRHTMELADAVNAYVDGAKPWEQAKDPANAAALHETCSVSLEAFRLLSLALKPVLPGLVAGVETFLSIAPLTWADVGVPLSSQQPINAYKHLMTRVEPKQIEALLEANRSSLAPTEGSAASATAAANGGKAATSAAARPAKAGKNAPADETSDVISIDDFAKIDLRVALIVDCRTVEGSDKLLQLTLDVGEDKPRNVFSGIRSAYKPEDLVGKLTVMVANLAPRKMKFGLSEGMVLAASAADEKAEPGLYVLEPHSGAKPGMRVR, encoded by the coding sequence ATGTCAGAACCCGTCACCGACCTCTCCGCAGCAGCCGGCGCGCCGTCGGGCCGCCGCCAGATTCTCGTCACGTCTGCCCTGCCCTATGCCAACGGGCAGATCCATATCGGCCACCTGGTCGAATATATCCAGACGGACATCTGGGTGCGCGCGCTGCGAATGCACGGGCACGAGGTCTACTACGTCGGGGCTGACGACACGCACGGCACGCCCGTCATGCTGCGCGCCGAGCAGGAGGGCTTGACGCCGAAGGCGCTGATCGACCGTGTCTGGCAGGAGCACAAGGCCGACATGGACGCGTTCGGCATCTCGTTCGACAACTACTACACGACCGATTCGGAAGAGAACCGCGTGCTCTCCGAATCCGTGTATCTGGCGCTGAAGGAAGCGGGGCTCATCGACGCCCGCGAGATCGAACAGGCGTACGACCCGGTCAAGAACATGTTCCTGCCGGATCGCTTCATCAAGGGCGAGTGCCCGAAGTGCGGCGCGAAAGACCAGTACGGCGACAGCTGCGAAGTGTGCGGTTCGACCTACCAGCCCACGGACCTCGTGAATCCGTATTCGGTGGTCTCCGGCGCCACGCCAGTGCGCAAGACGTCGACGCACTACTTCTTCCGGCTGTCGGATCCGCGCTGCGAAAACTTCCTGCGCGGCTGGGTGGAAGGGCTCGCGCAGCCGGAAGCCACCAACAAGATGCGCGAATGGCTGGGCGCGCCGGGCGAAGCGAAGCTCGCCGACTGGGACATTTCCCGCGACGCACCCTATTTCGGCTTCGAGATTCCGGGCGCGCCAGGCAAGTACTTCTACGTCTGGCTCGATGCGCCGGTCGGCTACTACGCGAGCTTCAGCAATCTCGCGCAGCGCCTCGGGCTCGACTTCGACGCGTGGGTGAAGGCCGGTTCCGCCGCCGAGCAATACCACTTCATCGGCAAGGACATCCTGTATTTCCACACGCTGTTCTGGCCCGCCATGCTGGAATTCTCGGGCCACCGCACGCCCACCAACGTGTTCGCCCACGGCTTTCTCACCGTGGACGGCGCGAAGATGTCGAAGTCGCGCGGCACCTTCATCACGGCGAAGAGCTACATCGACACGGGGTTGAATCCCGAATGGCTGCGCTACTACTACGCGGCCAAGCTCAACAGCACGATGGAAGACATCGACCTGAGCCTCGAAGACTTCCAGGCGCGCGTGAACAGCGATCTGGTGGGCAAGTACATCAACATCGCGAGCCGCGCCGCGGGCTTCCTGATCAAGCGCTTCGAGGGTCGCGTGCAGGACAGCGCCATGCAGCATCCGCTGCTGGGCACGCTGCGCGCAGCCATCCCGCAGATCGCGGCGAACTACGAGGCGCGCGAGTACAGCCGCGCGCTGCGCCACACCATGGAACTCGCCGACGCGGTGAACGCCTACGTCGACGGCGCGAAGCCCTGGGAGCAGGCCAAGGATCCGGCCAATGCCGCGGCGCTGCACGAGACCTGCAGCGTGAGCCTCGAAGCCTTCCGGCTGCTGTCGCTCGCGCTCAAGCCGGTGCTGCCGGGCCTCGTGGCCGGAGTCGAAACGTTCCTGTCGATCGCGCCGCTCACGTGGGCCGACGTCGGCGTACCGCTCTCCTCACAGCAGCCCATCAACGCGTACAAGCACCTGATGACGCGCGTGGAGCCCAAGCAGATCGAGGCGCTGCTCGAAGCAAACCGTTCGTCGCTGGCGCCGACCGAAGGTTCGGCAGCGAGCGCGACTGCCGCGGCGAACGGCGGCAAGGCAGCCACGTCGGCCGCCGCGAGGCCCGCGAAAGCCGGCAAGAACGCGCCCGCGGACGAAACGTCCGACGTCATCTCCATCGACGACTTCGCGAAGATCGACCTGCGTGTGGCGCTCATCGTCGATTGCCGCACGGTGGAAGGCTCAGACAAGCTGCTGCAACTCACGCTCGACGTGGGCGAAGACAAGCCGCGCAACGTGTTCTCCGGCATCCGCTCGGCCTACAAGCCCGAGGACCTGGTGGGCAAGCTCACGGTGATGGTGGCCAACCTCGCGCCGCGCAAGATGAAGTTCGGGCTCTCCGAAGGCATGGTGCTCGCCGCCTCCGCCGCCGACGAGAAAGCCGAACCGGGCCTCTACGTGCTTGAGCCGCACAGCGGCGCGAAGCCGGGCATGCGGGTGCGCTGA